One genomic region from Eublepharis macularius isolate TG4126 chromosome 18, MPM_Emac_v1.0, whole genome shotgun sequence encodes:
- the LOC129345250 gene encoding LOW QUALITY PROTEIN: 60S ribosomal protein L36-like (The sequence of the model RefSeq protein was modified relative to this genomic sequence to represent the inferred CDS: inserted 1 base in 1 codon; substituted 1 base at 1 genomic stop codon): MAAIAIHYSMTIGLNKGHKVTKNVVTPYQCHRRGHLTQHSKFVQDMILEVCSFTPYKRRAMEFLKVSKDKXALKFIKKRXKRKREEHSNILAAMRKAAAEND, translated from the exons ATGGCAGCTATAGCAATCCACTACTCAATGACCATTGGCCTCAACAAAGGCCACAAAGTGACCAAGAATGTGGTAACTCCATACCAGTGCCACCGCCGTGGGCACCTGACCCAACACAGCAAATTTGTTCAGGACATGATCCTGGAAGTGTGCAGCTTTACACCTTACAAGAGACGCGCAATGGAATTCTTGAAAGTCTCCAAAGATAAGTGAGCTCTGAaattcataaagaaaa ccaagAGAAAGCGTGAAGAACACAGCAACATTTTGGCAGCCATGAGGAAGGCAGCTGCTGAGAATGATTGA